A region from the Panicum hallii strain FIL2 chromosome 1, PHallii_v3.1, whole genome shotgun sequence genome encodes:
- the LOC112902201 gene encoding endoglucanase 4-like: MAAVRVSDKAAASVAVVVVVFLFLMAGGNAVAAFNYADALDKALLFFEAQRSGKLPPGQRVAWRGDSGLSDGAAEGADLVGGYYDAGDNVKFGLPMAFTVTMLSWSVAEFGDAMARAGGGGHLEGARAAVRWGADYLLKAAAALPGALYVQVGDPYQDHRCWERPEDMDTPRSVYKVTPDSPGSDVAGETAAALAAASLVFRACDPGYSSKLLQTARKVFDFADRYRGSYSDSLSSVACPFYCSYSGYNDELLWAAAWLHLATTAAGKGGGGAGSNSSADAYLSYIYSNGHTLGAEQDDFTFSWDDKRVGTKVLLAKGFLQPRGGGGDKTAQAAAALQLYKAHADCYVCSLVPGAAGFQSSQYTPGGLLFKSGDSNMQYVTSTAFLLLAYSKYLAGAGATVSCGGSAVPPPALVAVATRQVDYILGANPEGMSYMVGFGGRFPRRVHHRGSSMPSARAHPARIGCDEGFRYLHSAEPDANVLVGAVVGGPDGADGYTDSRDNYAQAEPSTYTNAPLVGALAFLAGGRGH; encoded by the exons ATGGCGGCCGTGAGGGTCTCCGACAAGGCCGCGGCgtccgtcgccgtcgtcgttgtCGTCTTCCTCTTCCTCATGGCCGGCGGCAACGCGGTGGCGGCGTTCAACTACGCGGACGCCCTCGACAAGGCGCTGCTCTTCTTCGAGGCGCAGCGCTCGGGGAAGCTCCCGCCGGGGCAGCGCGTCGCGTGGCGCGGCGACTCCGGCCTGTCCGACGGCGCCGCGGAGGGTGCGGACCTGGTCGGCGGATACTACGACGCCGGGGACAACGTCAAGTTCGGCCTGCCCATGGCGTTCACGGTCACCATGCTGTCGTGGAGCGTCGCCGAGTTCGGGGACGCCatggcgcgcgcaggcggcgggggGCACCTGGAGGGCGCCAGGGCCGCCGTGCGCTGGGGCGCCGACTACCTGCTCAAGGCGGCCGCGGCGTTGCCTGGCGCGCTCTACGTGCAGGTGGGCGACCCGTACCAGGACCACCGGTGCTGGGAGCGGCCCGAGGACATGGACACCCCGCGCAGCGTCTACAAGGTGACCCCCGACAGTCCCGGCTCCGACGTCGCCGGCGAgaccgccgccgcgctcgccgccgcgtccCTCGTGTTCCGGGCCTGCGACCCCGGCTACTCCTCCAAGCTGCTCCAGACAGCTCGAAAG GTCTTCGATTTCGCCGACAGGTATAGGGGCTCGTACAGCGACTCGCTCAGCTCCGTGGCGTGCCCATTCTACTGCTCCTACTCCGGATACAAT GACGAGCTCCtgtgggcggcggcgtggctgcacctggcgacgacggcggcggggaagggcggcggcggcgccggcagcAACTCGTCGGCCGACGCGTACCTGTCGTACATCTACTCGAACGGGCACACGCTGGGCGCGGAGCAGGACGACTTCACCTTCAGCTGGGACGACAAGCGCGTGGGCACCAAGGTCCTCCTCGCCAAGGGGTTCCTGCAGCCGCGGGGAGGTGGCGGCGACAAGACAGCGCAGGCGGCCGCCGCGCTGCAGCTCTACAAGGCGCACGCCGACTGCTACGTCTGCTCGCTGGTGCCGGGCGCCGCCGGCTTCCAGTCGTCCCAGTACACCCCGGGGGGGCTTCTGTTCAAGTCAGGCGACAGCAACATGCAGTACGTGACCTCCACCGCGTTCCTGCTCCTCGCCTACTCCAAGtacctcgccggcgccggcgccaccgTGTCCTGCGGCGGCTCCgcggtgccgccgccggcgctggtAGCCGTGGCGACACGGCAGGTGGACTACATCCTGGGCGCGAACCCGGAGGGGATGTCGTACATGGTGGGGTTCGGCgggcggttcccgcggcgcgtGCACCACCGCGGCTCGTCGATGCCGTCGGCGCGCGCCCACCCGGCGCGCATCGGCTGCGACGAGGGGTTCCGGTACCTGCACTCGGCGGAGCCCGACGCGAACGTGCTGGTGGGCGCCGTCGTCGGCGGGCCCGACGGGGCGGACGGGTACACCGACAGCCGCGACAACTACGCGCAGGCGGAGCCGTCCACCTACACCAACGCGCCGCTCGTCGGCGCGCTCGCGTTCCTCGCCGGCGGCAGGGGACACTGA